A part of Setaria viridis chromosome 8, Setaria_viridis_v4.0, whole genome shotgun sequence genomic DNA contains:
- the LOC117833384 gene encoding uncharacterized protein, with product MERVSAPGFAVSEILAKGRESAARLHAMLDQQQLPEISTMPHELQDLVEQILHCCDRALAALSGSMGKKRKPERGGPADLPSTTRSKRLRVSGGERGIRVEKKWTMEDGFAWRKYGQKNIHGSKHPRLYFRCSYNDDNGCRARRQVQQSEADPSVYIITYFDEHSCCMGTSLVGNDEKVEKFVINFGSAGIMDGELNGSPSSTCDDDGLVVCEKPDLCNSPEELQGAMDHDEKVEKFVINFGSAGIMDGELNGSPSSTCDDDGLVVCEKPDLCNSPEELQAAMDHEAAELLEQSTPVLEELGMSSPWWQPLAGGCLEWEVGHCENLFYIGESIDIDSLLQ from the exons ATGGAAAGGGTGAGCGCTCCTGGTTTTGCAGTGTCAGAGATTCTTGCCAAGGGAAGGGAGTCAGCTGCCCGTCTGCACGCTATGCTAGaccagcagcagctgccggAGATCAGCACGATGCCCCATGAGCTTCAGGACCTTGTCGAGCAGATCCTACATTGCTGCGACCGAGCCCTCGCCGCGCTGAGTGGGAGCATGGGCAAGAAGCGCAAGCCAGAGCGCGGTGGCCCAGCTGATCTGCCTTCTACAACGAGGTCCAAAAGGCTGAG GGTCAGCGGTGGCGAGAGAGGAATACGAGTGGAGAAGAAATGGACAATGGAGGACGGCTTCGCCTGGAGGAAGTACGGGCAAAAGAACATCCACGGCAGCAAGCACCCGAG GCTCTACTTCCGCTGCAGCTACAACGATGACAACGGCTGCAGGGCCAGGCGGCAGGTGCAGCAGTCGGAGGCCGACCCTTCCGTCTATATCATAACCTACTTTGATGAACACAGCTGCTGCATGGGCACCTCACTCGTGGGCAACGACGAAAAGGTAGAGAAGTTCGTCATCAACTTTGGTTCTGCAGGCATCATGGATGGGGAACTAAATGGTTCACCCTCGTCGACTTGCGACGATGACGGCCTGGTGGTGTGTGAGAAACCGGATTTGTGTAATTCACCAGAGGAGCTGCAAGGAGCCATGGACCATGACGAAAAGGTAGAGAAGTTCGTCATCAACTTTGGTTCTGCAGGCATCATGGATGGGGAACTAAATGGTTCACCCTCGTCGACTTGCGACGATGACGGCCTGGTGGTGTGTGAGAAACCGGATTTGTGTAATTCACCAGAGGAGCTGCAAGCAGCCATGGACCATGAGGCTGCTGAGCTTCTCGAGCAGTCAACCCCGGTGCTGGAAGAGCTGGGTATGAGCTCGCCATGGTGGCAGCCTCTAGCAGGCGGGTGCCTAGAGTGGGAGGTTGGCCATTGCGAAAACTTATTTTATATTGGCGAATCCATTGACATCGACAGTCTACTTCAGTAA